In Micromonospora sp. WMMA1363, a genomic segment contains:
- a CDS encoding thiazole synthase, which translates to MSDVGLELGGVTFTSRLVLGTGGAANLHVLERAIRASGTELVTLALRRVDTTPAGSGGLLDLLDRCGVRLLPNTAGCYTAGEAVKVAHLAREAFDTDWVKLEVIGDERTLLPDGVELLRAAEQLVTDGFTVLPYTSDDPILARRLADAGCAAVMPAGSPIGSGLGVSNPHHIRLIRQGVDIPVILDAGIGTASDAALAMELGCDAVLLASAVTRAADPVAMATGMRHAVEAGRLAYRAGRIPRRFHAVASTPDEGRPDL; encoded by the coding sequence GTGAGCGACGTGGGCTTGGAACTGGGCGGCGTCACGTTCACGTCGCGACTGGTCCTCGGGACGGGCGGGGCGGCCAACCTGCACGTGCTGGAGCGGGCGATCCGGGCGTCCGGCACCGAGTTGGTCACCCTCGCCCTGCGCCGGGTCGACACCACCCCGGCCGGCTCGGGTGGCCTGCTGGACCTGCTCGACCGGTGCGGGGTGCGGCTGCTGCCGAACACGGCCGGCTGCTACACGGCCGGCGAGGCGGTGAAGGTGGCCCACCTGGCGCGGGAGGCGTTCGACACCGACTGGGTGAAGCTTGAGGTGATCGGCGACGAGCGCACGCTGTTGCCCGACGGTGTCGAGCTGCTGCGTGCCGCCGAACAGCTGGTCACCGACGGGTTCACGGTGCTGCCGTACACCTCGGACGATCCGATTCTGGCCCGCCGGCTGGCCGACGCCGGCTGCGCCGCCGTGATGCCGGCGGGGTCGCCGATCGGGTCGGGGCTCGGAGTGTCCAACCCGCACCACATCCGGCTGATCCGGCAGGGTGTGGACATCCCGGTGATCCTGGACGCCGGAATCGGCACCGCGTCCGACGCTGCCCTCGCCATGGAGCTGGGCTGCGACGCGGTGCTGCTGGCCAGCGCGGTGACCCGCGCCGCCGACCCGGTGGCGATGGCGACGGGGATGCGGCACGCGGTCGAGGCGGGGCGGCTGGCGTACCGGGCCGGTCGGATCCCCCGCCGCTTCCACGCCGTCGCCTCCACTCCGGACGAGGGCAGGCCGGATCTGTGA
- a CDS encoding LLM class F420-dependent oxidoreductase, translating to MRVAVFTEPHRGASYDDQLRFTQLAEEGGFEAFLRADHYQAMGDEPPLPGPTDAWLTLAALARETAHIRLGTLVTSATFRLPGPLAVMVAQVDQMSGGRVELGIGAGWYEREHTSYGIPFPGPGQRFDRFAEQLDVITGLWRTPAGQTFSYSGDHYRLADCPALPRPVQVPGPPIIVGGRGPKRTPELAARYADEFNMPFTTPKATAEAFDRVREAAGRTGRTDSGRSPLVLSAGVVVAVGRTDAEARRRAVPLHTTSALPPDDPVIGSPAQLVDRIGEFAAIGASRVHLRLIDLADLDHLELIAAEVLPQLNGVR from the coding sequence ATGCGGGTGGCGGTTTTCACCGAGCCGCACCGGGGCGCCAGCTACGACGACCAGCTCCGGTTCACCCAGCTGGCCGAGGAAGGCGGCTTCGAGGCCTTCCTCCGGGCCGACCACTACCAGGCGATGGGCGACGAACCGCCGCTGCCCGGCCCGACCGACGCCTGGCTCACGCTCGCCGCGTTGGCCCGGGAGACCGCCCACATCCGCCTCGGCACGCTGGTCACGTCGGCCACCTTCCGGCTTCCCGGTCCGCTGGCCGTGATGGTGGCCCAGGTTGACCAGATGAGCGGCGGCCGGGTCGAGCTGGGCATCGGCGCCGGGTGGTACGAGCGTGAGCACACCTCTTACGGCATCCCGTTCCCGGGCCCCGGGCAGCGGTTCGACCGGTTCGCCGAGCAGCTCGACGTGATCACCGGCCTGTGGCGAACCCCGGCCGGGCAGACCTTCAGCTACTCCGGTGACCACTACCGGTTGGCGGACTGCCCGGCGTTGCCCCGGCCGGTGCAGGTCCCCGGGCCGCCGATCATCGTCGGCGGGCGGGGTCCGAAGCGCACGCCGGAACTGGCCGCCCGCTACGCCGACGAGTTCAACATGCCATTCACCACCCCCAAGGCGACCGCCGAGGCGTTCGACCGGGTGCGAGAGGCCGCCGGCCGAACCGGGCGGACGGACTCCGGCCGGTCGCCCCTCGTGCTCTCCGCCGGCGTCGTCGTGGCGGTCGGCCGCACCGACGCCGAGGCCCGCCGACGGGCGGTGCCGCTGCACACCACGAGCGCGCTGCCACCGGACGACCCGGTGATCGGCTCGCCGGCCCAGCTGGTCGACCGGATCGGCGAGTTCGCCGCGATCGGCGCCAGCCGCGTCCACCTACGCCTGATCGACCTCGCCGACCTCGACCACCTGGAGCTCATCGCCGCCGAGGTGCTCCCCCAACTGAACGGAGTCCGATGA
- a CDS encoding ABC transporter substrate-binding protein, whose amino-acid sequence MKRLTRTVAAATMAATLALVAACSSGSDSTEDVKGGDGGALEKVTYLTSFGNFGRDSYAWVAQEKGFFTDAGFDVEIKPGQGTGATIQTIAGGQAQFGPVDLTGGLLQLGNGQAKDFVAVAAIHQRTLTAIATVEGTGIASPKDLEGKRLADVPGSVIRNLFPTYAKLAGVDASKVTWVNGEPQTLMGTLASGQVDGIGQFVVGQPTIEAVTKKKAVLLPFSNVMQDLYGNVLITSSKLAKEKPEMVKRFAGALLRGLEYALANPQEAADLLKKNVDATNPAAAKAELELMAGYVRSSNTGTQLGTLDSGRVAKSIAILQGAGALKQNITPDQIIDFSLAPKA is encoded by the coding sequence ATGAAAAGGCTGACGCGTACGGTCGCCGCGGCCACGATGGCTGCCACCCTCGCTCTGGTCGCCGCCTGCAGCAGCGGCTCGGACTCCACCGAGGACGTCAAGGGCGGTGACGGCGGAGCCCTGGAGAAGGTGACGTACCTCACCTCGTTCGGCAACTTCGGGCGTGATTCCTACGCATGGGTGGCGCAGGAGAAGGGCTTCTTCACCGACGCCGGCTTCGACGTGGAAATCAAGCCCGGGCAGGGCACCGGCGCCACCATCCAGACCATCGCCGGTGGTCAGGCGCAGTTCGGCCCGGTCGACCTGACTGGAGGTCTGCTCCAACTCGGCAACGGTCAGGCCAAGGACTTCGTCGCGGTGGCCGCGATCCACCAGCGCACCCTCACCGCCATCGCCACCGTCGAGGGCACCGGCATCGCCTCCCCGAAGGACCTGGAGGGCAAGCGGCTCGCCGACGTTCCCGGGTCGGTGATCCGTAACCTGTTCCCGACCTACGCCAAGCTGGCGGGGGTCGACGCGAGCAAGGTGACCTGGGTGAACGGCGAGCCGCAGACGCTGATGGGCACTCTCGCCAGCGGCCAGGTCGACGGCATCGGGCAGTTCGTGGTGGGCCAGCCCACCATCGAGGCGGTCACCAAGAAGAAGGCCGTCCTGCTGCCGTTCAGCAACGTGATGCAGGACCTCTACGGGAACGTGCTGATCACCTCCTCGAAGCTCGCCAAGGAGAAGCCGGAGATGGTCAAGCGGTTCGCCGGCGCTCTGTTGCGGGGCCTGGAGTACGCGCTGGCCAACCCGCAGGAGGCGGCCGACCTCCTGAAGAAGAACGTCGACGCCACCAATCCGGCTGCGGCGAAGGCAGAGCTGGAGCTGATGGCCGGCTACGTCCGGTCCAGCAACACCGGTACCCAGCTCGGCACGTTGGACAGCGGCCGGGTGGCCAAGAGCATCGCGATCCTTCAGGGCGCCGGCGCCCTGAAGCAGAACATCACGCCCGACCAGATCATCGACTTCAGCCTCGCGCCGAAGGCCTGA
- a CDS encoding ABC transporter ATP-binding protein has translation MICLSGVSRTFDGHSGRIEALRGIDLDVAEGEFVAVVGRSGCGKSTLLRLVAGLLPVSTGVVTVAGTPVVRPRQDVAMLFQRPALLPWRTVLDNVLLPVEIFGWPRAKHRDRARQLLALTGLAGFEKRLPHELSGGMQQRVALCRSLIGEPRVMLMDEPFSALDALTRKELSGELQRVHMETSATVVFVTHSIDEAVLLADRVVVLSPRPGRIRSIVDVAIPRPRTFGRNSHLADVARVSADLHELLTERDVPASAGVEAR, from the coding sequence ATGATCTGTCTGTCCGGCGTGTCCCGCACCTTCGACGGCCACTCCGGCCGGATAGAGGCCCTACGCGGCATCGACCTCGACGTCGCCGAGGGCGAGTTCGTCGCCGTCGTCGGCCGCTCCGGCTGCGGCAAGTCCACCCTGCTGCGACTGGTCGCGGGCCTGCTCCCGGTCTCCACCGGTGTGGTCACGGTCGCCGGCACGCCGGTCGTCCGGCCCCGGCAGGACGTCGCGATGCTCTTCCAGCGACCGGCGTTGCTGCCCTGGCGCACGGTGCTGGACAACGTCCTGCTGCCGGTCGAGATCTTCGGGTGGCCGCGGGCGAAGCACCGCGATCGGGCCCGGCAACTACTGGCGCTGACCGGTCTCGCCGGGTTCGAGAAACGGCTGCCGCACGAACTCTCCGGCGGGATGCAGCAGCGCGTGGCACTGTGCCGGTCTCTCATCGGCGAGCCGCGGGTGATGCTCATGGACGAGCCCTTCTCCGCGCTCGACGCGCTCACCCGTAAGGAGCTCTCCGGGGAGCTGCAACGAGTACACATGGAGACGTCCGCCACCGTCGTCTTCGTCACCCACTCGATCGACGAGGCGGTCCTGCTGGCCGACCGCGTGGTGGTGCTCAGCCCCCGCCCCGGCCGGATCCGCAGCATCGTCGACGTGGCCATTCCCCGGCCACGCACGTTCGGCCGCAACTCCCACCTGGCAGACGTCGCCCGGGTCAGCGCCGACCTGCACGAACTCCTGACGGAACGCGACGTGCCGGCGAGCGCCGGCGTGGAGGCACGATAG
- a CDS encoding cupin, with product MTDTDVELGPVGQEIVYENDRVRVWHIRLAPGECQPLHRHDHPYLVVAVQGARNVVQTVDGTHIDADEPTGGVVYRDPGAVHMLTNIGDTTYLARLVELK from the coding sequence ATGACCGATACCGACGTCGAGCTCGGCCCAGTCGGCCAGGAGATCGTGTACGAGAACGACCGGGTCCGGGTCTGGCACATCCGGCTGGCGCCCGGGGAGTGCCAGCCGCTGCACCGGCACGACCATCCGTACCTGGTGGTGGCGGTCCAGGGTGCCAGGAACGTGGTGCAGACGGTCGACGGCACCCACATCGACGCCGACGAGCCGACCGGCGGTGTCGTCTACCGGGACCCGGGCGCGGTGCACATGCTGACCAACATCGGCGACACCACGTACCTCGCCCGGCTGGTCGAACTCAAGTAG
- the thiC gene encoding phosphomethylpyrimidine synthase ThiC, protein MQTRRKVYAEGSRPDVRVPFAEVDLTGDNPPVRLYDTSGPGSDPEVGLLPLRGPWIAERGDVAPVRGAGTPLAGADGKRPTQLAYARAGAVTPEMEFVAIREGVAPEFVRDEIAAGRAVLPLNVNHPECEPAIIGKAFLVKVNANIGTSAVTSSIAEEVEKLTWATRWGADTVMDLSTGNRIHETREAIVRNSPVPIGTVPIYQALEKVGGDPVKLSWEVFRETVIEQAEQGVDYMTVHAGVLLPYVPLAVDRVTGIVSRGGSIMAAWCLAHHEENFLYTNFRELCEILARYDVTFSLGDGLRPGSIADANDEAQFAELKTLGELTKVAWEYDVQVMIEGPGHVPMHKIKENVDLQQEWCHEAPFYTLGPLTTDIAPAYDHITSAIGAAMIGMFGTAMLCYVTPKEHLGLPDRDDVKAGVIAYKIAAHAADLAKGHPGAQAWDDALSKARFEFRWEDQFNLSLDPETARAYHDATLPAQPAKTAHFCSMCGPKFCSMKITQELKEYAARGMQDKSAEFVAAGGRVYLPLA, encoded by the coding sequence ATGCAGACACGTCGCAAGGTCTATGCCGAGGGCTCTCGCCCGGACGTCCGGGTGCCGTTCGCCGAGGTCGACCTCACCGGGGACAACCCGCCGGTGCGGCTCTACGACACATCCGGGCCGGGCTCGGACCCCGAGGTGGGGCTGCTGCCGTTACGCGGCCCATGGATCGCCGAGCGAGGTGACGTGGCGCCCGTCCGGGGCGCCGGCACGCCGCTGGCCGGGGCGGACGGCAAGCGGCCGACACAGCTCGCGTACGCCCGCGCCGGCGCCGTCACGCCGGAGATGGAGTTCGTGGCGATCCGGGAGGGGGTGGCACCGGAGTTCGTCCGGGACGAGATCGCGGCCGGGCGAGCGGTGCTGCCACTGAACGTCAACCACCCCGAGTGCGAGCCGGCGATCATCGGCAAGGCGTTCCTGGTCAAGGTCAACGCCAACATCGGCACCTCGGCGGTCACCTCCTCGATCGCCGAGGAGGTGGAGAAGCTGACCTGGGCGACCCGGTGGGGCGCGGACACCGTGATGGACCTGTCGACCGGCAATCGGATCCACGAGACGCGCGAGGCCATCGTGCGGAACTCGCCGGTGCCGATCGGCACGGTGCCGATCTATCAGGCGCTGGAAAAGGTCGGCGGGGATCCGGTGAAGCTGAGCTGGGAGGTGTTCCGGGAGACCGTCATCGAACAGGCCGAGCAGGGCGTTGACTACATGACGGTGCATGCCGGTGTGCTGCTTCCGTACGTGCCGTTGGCCGTCGACCGGGTGACCGGGATCGTCTCCCGGGGCGGTTCGATCATGGCGGCCTGGTGTCTGGCGCACCACGAGGAGAACTTCCTCTACACCAATTTCCGGGAGCTGTGCGAGATCCTGGCCCGCTACGACGTGACGTTCTCGCTCGGCGACGGGCTGCGGCCCGGCTCCATCGCGGACGCCAACGACGAGGCGCAGTTCGCCGAGCTGAAGACTCTGGGCGAGTTGACGAAGGTCGCCTGGGAGTACGACGTCCAAGTGATGATCGAGGGCCCCGGGCATGTGCCGATGCACAAGATCAAGGAGAACGTGGACCTCCAGCAGGAATGGTGCCACGAGGCGCCGTTCTACACGCTCGGTCCGCTGACCACGGACATCGCCCCGGCGTACGACCACATCACGTCGGCCATCGGCGCGGCGATGATCGGCATGTTCGGCACGGCGATGCTCTGTTACGTCACCCCGAAGGAGCACCTCGGGCTGCCGGACCGGGACGACGTGAAGGCGGGCGTGATCGCCTACAAGATCGCGGCGCACGCGGCCGACCTGGCCAAGGGGCACCCCGGCGCGCAGGCCTGGGACGACGCGCTGTCCAAGGCGCGGTTCGAGTTCCGCTGGGAGGACCAGTTCAACCTCTCGCTGGACCCGGAGACCGCGCGGGCCTACCACGACGCCACGCTGCCGGCGCAGCCGGCGAAGACCGCGCACTTCTGTTCCATGTGCGGCCCGAAGTTCTGCTCTATGAAGATCACCCAGGAACTCAAGGAATACGCGGCCCGCGGGATGCAGGACAAATCAGCGGAGTTCGTCGCCGCAGGCGGTCGGGTCTACCTCCCGCTGGCCTGA
- a CDS encoding ABC transporter substrate-binding protein: MSPIRSASVAALASVVLATTVTGCQFGSEERDTSPIVIAVDLELSGPAAAVGKAYQRALELKVEQLNSSGALDGRRVELTVKDNRSDASESLRNINDLSDDPRVTAIIMGGCDECAVGAARTIDEKRVPTIALAPSDAITNPVDQRRYVFKLAPNAADNAAALTTELQRAGAREIGLLHSDDDYGREGLRALGNEFRTAGVKMGRVATVRATDTDVTRQVKMLVADEPDALVLWTPPDQATLAALAAQEARFRGSLYFDASAAGDLFLGPSARETERATLVFTQTMVIDDVIATTPAKAARRQWFKAYTARFGGFHGSSSFAADALQLVADAVLRTGAEPGTVDRDGIRDVLETSQMDGLSGPIRMTPDNHSGLMPQALTTLVARNGRWRLAG, encoded by the coding sequence TTGAGCCCCATCCGCTCCGCGAGCGTCGCCGCGCTCGCCTCGGTCGTCCTGGCAACCACTGTCACCGGCTGCCAGTTCGGCTCGGAGGAACGGGACACCAGCCCGATCGTCATCGCCGTCGACCTCGAGCTGTCCGGGCCCGCCGCGGCGGTCGGCAAGGCGTACCAGCGCGCCTTGGAACTAAAGGTCGAGCAACTGAACTCGTCCGGCGCGCTCGACGGCCGGCGGGTCGAACTCACGGTCAAGGACAATCGCTCCGACGCGAGCGAGTCGTTGCGCAACATCAACGACCTCAGCGACGACCCCCGGGTTACCGCGATCATCATGGGCGGCTGCGATGAATGCGCGGTCGGCGCCGCGCGGACCATCGACGAGAAGAGGGTCCCGACCATCGCGTTGGCCCCCTCCGACGCCATCACGAACCCGGTGGACCAACGCCGGTACGTGTTCAAGCTGGCCCCCAACGCGGCCGACAACGCCGCGGCCCTCACCACCGAGTTGCAGCGGGCCGGCGCCCGCGAAATCGGCCTGCTGCACAGCGACGACGACTACGGCCGGGAAGGACTCCGTGCGCTCGGCAACGAGTTCCGTACGGCGGGCGTGAAGATGGGCCGGGTGGCGACGGTCCGTGCCACCGACACCGACGTCACCCGCCAGGTCAAGATGCTCGTCGCCGACGAGCCGGACGCTTTGGTGCTCTGGACGCCCCCGGACCAGGCGACCCTGGCCGCGCTGGCCGCGCAGGAGGCGCGCTTCCGCGGCTCGCTCTACTTCGACGCCTCGGCCGCCGGGGACCTCTTCCTCGGCCCGTCGGCCCGGGAAACGGAACGCGCCACGTTGGTCTTCACCCAGACCATGGTCATCGACGACGTCATCGCCACCACACCGGCGAAGGCGGCACGACGGCAGTGGTTCAAGGCCTACACCGCCCGGTTCGGCGGCTTCCACGGCTCGTCATCGTTCGCCGCGGACGCCCTTCAGCTCGTCGCCGACGCCGTGCTGCGGACCGGTGCGGAACCCGGGACGGTCGACCGGGACGGCATCCGTGACGTGCTGGAGACGTCCCAGATGGATGGTCTCTCCGGCCCGATCCGGATGACCCCGGACAACCATTCCGGGCTGATGCCGCAGGCACTGACCACCCTGGTCGCGCGTAACGGGCGCTGGCGCCTGGCCGGCTAG
- the thiD gene encoding bifunctional hydroxymethylpyrimidine kinase/phosphomethylpyrimidine kinase gives MTPSTVLTIAGSDSGGGAGIQADLKVFAALGAYGTSVITAVTAQNTRGVDTVLPLPPRTVTEQLDSVLADFTVRAAKIGMLGTPAIADAVAAAAKGGRLPHLVVDPVLVATSGHALGVVAAVERLLPYARVATPNRAEAAAITGRPVTTVEEMISAAEDLTAGGPEHVVVTGGDVDTDGEAVDVLHGGGVTTLLRAPRVPTRHNHGTGCSFSAAVAVRLASGDPVPAAVATAKKYVTRALTGARDWELGAGRGPLDHFGWSA, from the coding sequence GTGACGCCATCCACGGTCCTCACCATCGCCGGTTCCGACTCCGGCGGCGGCGCCGGCATCCAGGCCGATCTGAAGGTTTTTGCCGCGCTTGGGGCGTACGGCACCAGCGTCATCACGGCCGTCACCGCACAGAACACCCGGGGCGTCGACACCGTCCTGCCGCTGCCGCCACGCACAGTCACCGAGCAGTTGGACAGCGTGCTCGCCGACTTCACCGTCCGGGCGGCCAAGATCGGCATGCTCGGCACCCCGGCGATCGCCGACGCGGTGGCCGCCGCCGCGAAGGGCGGCCGGCTGCCGCACCTCGTCGTCGACCCGGTGCTGGTCGCCACCAGCGGGCACGCGCTGGGAGTGGTTGCCGCGGTGGAACGGCTGCTGCCGTACGCGCGGGTGGCGACGCCGAACCGCGCGGAGGCCGCCGCCATCACCGGTCGTCCGGTGACCACGGTCGAGGAGATGATCTCCGCCGCGGAGGACCTCACCGCGGGTGGTCCGGAGCACGTCGTGGTCACCGGCGGCGACGTGGACACCGACGGCGAGGCGGTCGACGTGCTGCACGGTGGCGGCGTCACCACCCTGCTCCGCGCGCCCCGCGTGCCGACGCGGCACAACCACGGGACCGGATGTTCGTTCTCGGCGGCCGTCGCCGTCCGGCTCGCGTCGGGCGATCCGGTGCCGGCGGCCGTCGCCACCGCGAAAAAGTACGTCACCCGGGCGCTGACCGGCGCCCGGGACTGGGAGTTGGGCGCGGGACGCGGCCCGCTGGACCACTTTGGCTGGTCGGCTTGA
- the thiS gene encoding sulfur carrier protein ThiS, with protein MELTVNGAGHTLPGGSTVTDLVRAVTDQERGLAVAVNGEVVPRGGWPAAMLRDGDRVEVLSAAQGG; from the coding sequence GTGGAACTGACCGTGAACGGCGCCGGGCACACCCTGCCCGGCGGTTCGACCGTCACGGACCTGGTCCGGGCGGTCACCGATCAGGAGCGTGGCCTGGCCGTCGCCGTCAACGGCGAGGTGGTGCCGCGTGGCGGCTGGCCGGCGGCCATGCTGCGCGACGGCGACCGGGTCGAGGTGCTCAGCGCCGCGCAGGGCGGGTGA
- a CDS encoding ABC transporter permease, whose amino-acid sequence MTDVCSPETVAASPQLAPSPERRADRRLGDRAATVLLPVGGLLIAVGVWWLVARGELVHPAALPPPGEVLAAFVEQPARMLEHTWATTREILIGFGLSAVAGVLLGLALAASRIVERMFTPLLVAVNAVPKITLGPLLVVTLGWGQTPILTMVFLLCFFPIVLSTTTGLTSTPADLAELARSLNASRWQAFRKVRFPAALAQIFVGLKVAMPLAAIGAVIGEFQAGEGGLGYVIQQYAGMGDTATAWAAIMLVALVSILLYAALLLAERRALPWVREVTSRH is encoded by the coding sequence ATGACCGACGTCTGCTCGCCGGAGACTGTTGCGGCGTCCCCGCAGCTCGCGCCGAGCCCGGAGCGCCGCGCCGACCGGCGGCTCGGGGATCGGGCCGCGACTGTCCTGCTGCCGGTGGGCGGTCTGCTGATCGCCGTCGGCGTCTGGTGGCTGGTGGCCCGGGGGGAGTTGGTGCACCCGGCCGCGTTACCGCCGCCCGGCGAGGTGCTGGCCGCATTCGTCGAGCAGCCGGCGCGCATGCTGGAACACACCTGGGCGACCACCCGGGAGATCCTGATCGGCTTCGGGCTCTCCGCCGTGGCCGGTGTCCTGCTGGGGCTGGCGCTGGCGGCTTCCCGGATCGTGGAGCGGATGTTCACGCCGCTGCTGGTGGCGGTGAACGCGGTGCCCAAGATCACGTTGGGGCCGCTGCTGGTGGTGACGCTGGGCTGGGGCCAGACGCCGATCCTGACCATGGTCTTCCTGCTCTGCTTCTTCCCGATCGTGCTCTCCACCACGACCGGCCTGACCTCCACGCCGGCCGACCTCGCCGAACTGGCCCGCTCGCTGAACGCCTCCCGCTGGCAGGCGTTCCGGAAGGTCCGCTTTCCGGCCGCATTGGCGCAGATCTTCGTCGGGCTGAAGGTGGCGATGCCGTTGGCCGCCATCGGCGCCGTGATCGGTGAGTTCCAGGCGGGGGAGGGCGGCCTCGGCTACGTCATCCAGCAGTACGCCGGGATGGGTGACACCGCTACCGCCTGGGCCGCCATCATGTTGGTCGCGCTGGTGAGCATCCTGCTGTACGCGGCCCTGTTGCTCGCCGAGCGCCGGGCCCTTCCCTGGGTCCGGGAGGTCACCTCCCGCCACTGA
- a CDS encoding thiamine phosphate synthase: MLLTDRRVARSPLVDVVAAAVRGGVRWVVLREKDLPRAERVALAADLRAILAERSGTLIVAGPDPLDGSAVHLPAAGPYPPPRLGLVGRSCHDGAELARLTAEDYVTLSPVYPTRTKPGYGPPLHPEGLAGLIRLTPVPVLALGGIETAAQVSACVEAGAAGVAVLGAIMRADDPAEAATTLTAAFHQATRPEAAHPGPPGRRRTAAVPTPSTAPKEAL; encoded by the coding sequence GTGCTGCTGACCGACCGGCGGGTGGCGCGATCGCCGCTCGTCGACGTCGTCGCCGCCGCGGTACGCGGGGGAGTGCGGTGGGTGGTGCTGCGGGAGAAGGACCTGCCGCGGGCCGAGCGCGTCGCCCTCGCCGCCGACCTGCGCGCGATCCTCGCCGAGCGCAGCGGCACCCTGATCGTCGCCGGACCGGATCCGCTCGACGGTTCCGCCGTGCACCTCCCCGCCGCCGGCCCCTACCCGCCGCCGCGACTCGGCCTGGTCGGCCGCTCCTGCCACGACGGGGCGGAGCTGGCCCGCCTCACCGCCGAGGACTACGTCACCCTCTCACCCGTCTACCCCACCCGGACCAAACCCGGCTATGGCCCGCCCCTGCACCCGGAAGGGCTCGCCGGGCTCATCCGGCTCACCCCGGTTCCGGTCCTGGCCCTCGGCGGCATCGAAACGGCAGCGCAGGTGAGCGCGTGCGTCGAGGCGGGCGCGGCCGGTGTGGCAGTGCTCGGAGCGATCATGCGAGCCGACGACCCGGCCGAGGCGGCCACCACCCTGACAGCCGCCTTCCACCAGGCAACCCGACCTGAGGCGGCGCACCCGGGGCCGCCAGGCCGGCGGCGAACGGCGGCGGTCCCCACGCCCTCGACCGCACCGAAGGAAGCGCTGTGA